A window from Manduca sexta isolate Smith_Timp_Sample1 chromosome 24, JHU_Msex_v1.0, whole genome shotgun sequence encodes these proteins:
- the LOC115440651 gene encoding malate dehydrogenase, cytoplasmic isoform X2: protein MAAPIKVVVTGAAGQIAYSLLYQIASGAVFGPEQPVYLHLLDIAPMMGVLEGVVMELADCALPLLAGVLPTANPEEAFKDVVAAFLVGAMPRREGMERKDLLAANVRIFKEQGQALDKVARKDVKVLVVGNPANTNALICSKYAPSIPKENFTAMTRLDQNRAQSQLAAKVGVPVKDVKRVIIWGNHSSTQFPDASNAVATIGGAEKSVAQVINDDEYMKGTFVTTVQKRGAAVIAARKMSSALSAAKAASDHMRDWFLGTGDRWVSMGVVSDGSYGAPPDVVFSFPVTVSNGQWKIVQGLTISDFARQMLDATGKELVEEKQEALDVCKD from the exons ATG GCTGCACCAATCAAAGTAGTTGTGACGGGCGCTGCGGGCCAGATTGCCTACTCACTCCTTTACCAGATTGCCTCTGGTGCTGTCTTTGGCCCAGAGCAGCCAGTGTACCTGCACCTTCTCGATATCGCTCCCATGATGGGTGTCCTTGAGGGTGTGGTTATGGAATTGGCAGATTGCGCGCTCCCACTTCTTGCTGGAGTATTGCCCACAGCTAACCCTGAAGAGGCTTTCAAAGATGTTGTTGCCGCCTTCTTGGTCGGTGCTATGCCCAGAAGAGAGGGTATGGAGAGGAAAGATCTCCTTGCTGCCAATGTCCGCATTTTCAAAGAGCAAGGTCAGGCTCTCGATAAAGTCGCTCGTAAGGATGTCAAAGTTCTCGTTGTGGGCAACCCTGCTAATACCAACGCTTTAATTTGCTCGAAGTACGCCCCATCAATCCCCAAAGAAAATTTCACAGCTATGACTCGTCTTGACCAGAACCGCGCGCAGTCCCAACTCGCTGCTAAAGTTGGAGTTCCTGTTAAGGATGTTAAGAGAGTAATCATCTGGGGTAACCACTCTTCGACCCAGTTCCCTGACGCTTCTAACGCAGTCGCCACTATTGGAGGAGCTGAAAAATCAGTGGCACAAGTCATCAATGACGATGAATACATGAAGGGTACCTTCGTCACGACTGTACAGAAACGTGGTGCCGCAGTGATCGCAGCAAGGAAAATGTCGTCCGCTCTTTCTGCCGCTAAAGCAGCGTCGGACCACATGAGGGATTGGTTCTTGGGCACTGGTGACCGATGGGTGAGCATGGGCGTTGTCTCGGACGGGTCTTACGGCGCCCCTCCCGATGTCGTGTTCTCATTCCCTGTCACCGTAAGCAACGGCCAGTGGAAGATCGTTCAGGGCCTGACAATTTCCGACTTTGCGCGCCAAATGCTTGACGCTACTGGCAAGGAGTTGGTTGAAGAGAAACAGGAGGCCCTCGATGTTTGCAAGGACTga
- the LOC115440651 gene encoding malate dehydrogenase, cytoplasmic isoform X1, with protein sequence MSSIWCCRPTAADSDIVINKSVSMAAPIKVVVTGAAGQIAYSLLYQIASGAVFGPEQPVYLHLLDIAPMMGVLEGVVMELADCALPLLAGVLPTANPEEAFKDVVAAFLVGAMPRREGMERKDLLAANVRIFKEQGQALDKVARKDVKVLVVGNPANTNALICSKYAPSIPKENFTAMTRLDQNRAQSQLAAKVGVPVKDVKRVIIWGNHSSTQFPDASNAVATIGGAEKSVAQVINDDEYMKGTFVTTVQKRGAAVIAARKMSSALSAAKAASDHMRDWFLGTGDRWVSMGVVSDGSYGAPPDVVFSFPVTVSNGQWKIVQGLTISDFARQMLDATGKELVEEKQEALDVCKD encoded by the exons ATGTCATCTATTTGGTGCTGTAGACCAACTGCTGCGGATTCAGATATTGTTATTAACAAATCAGTTTCCATG GCTGCACCAATCAAAGTAGTTGTGACGGGCGCTGCGGGCCAGATTGCCTACTCACTCCTTTACCAGATTGCCTCTGGTGCTGTCTTTGGCCCAGAGCAGCCAGTGTACCTGCACCTTCTCGATATCGCTCCCATGATGGGTGTCCTTGAGGGTGTGGTTATGGAATTGGCAGATTGCGCGCTCCCACTTCTTGCTGGAGTATTGCCCACAGCTAACCCTGAAGAGGCTTTCAAAGATGTTGTTGCCGCCTTCTTGGTCGGTGCTATGCCCAGAAGAGAGGGTATGGAGAGGAAAGATCTCCTTGCTGCCAATGTCCGCATTTTCAAAGAGCAAGGTCAGGCTCTCGATAAAGTCGCTCGTAAGGATGTCAAAGTTCTCGTTGTGGGCAACCCTGCTAATACCAACGCTTTAATTTGCTCGAAGTACGCCCCATCAATCCCCAAAGAAAATTTCACAGCTATGACTCGTCTTGACCAGAACCGCGCGCAGTCCCAACTCGCTGCTAAAGTTGGAGTTCCTGTTAAGGATGTTAAGAGAGTAATCATCTGGGGTAACCACTCTTCGACCCAGTTCCCTGACGCTTCTAACGCAGTCGCCACTATTGGAGGAGCTGAAAAATCAGTGGCACAAGTCATCAATGACGATGAATACATGAAGGGTACCTTCGTCACGACTGTACAGAAACGTGGTGCCGCAGTGATCGCAGCAAGGAAAATGTCGTCCGCTCTTTCTGCCGCTAAAGCAGCGTCGGACCACATGAGGGATTGGTTCTTGGGCACTGGTGACCGATGGGTGAGCATGGGCGTTGTCTCGGACGGGTCTTACGGCGCCCCTCCCGATGTCGTGTTCTCATTCCCTGTCACCGTAAGCAACGGCCAGTGGAAGATCGTTCAGGGCCTGACAATTTCCGACTTTGCGCGCCAAATGCTTGACGCTACTGGCAAGGAGTTGGTTGAAGAGAAACAGGAGGCCCTCGATGTTTGCAAGGACTga